A region of Limisphaera ngatamarikiensis DNA encodes the following proteins:
- a CDS encoding immune inhibitor A domain-containing protein, with protein MKEASWVGGLQFPPPLFLRLGLAWVAPVLFTGFAAGALFYDDFENGLGRWQVESPWGLTTGRFASPTHSATNSPGAYYTNRTDAALAMAVSVNLAGTLRPVLGFVHYHALEPGYDFGLVEVSTKGGASWLPTPLAAYTGSTLDMTREQLDLSPYAGAANVRIRFRLVTDASVVMDGWYVDDVLIGEAPVVIPAPALEEITSHSIRVTWPPRDDPWFA; from the coding sequence ATGAAGGAAGCCAGTTGGGTAGGAGGTCTCCAATTTCCCCCGCCGCTGTTCTTGCGCCTGGGTTTGGCATGGGTCGCCCCGGTTTTGTTCACTGGCTTTGCAGCCGGGGCATTGTTTTACGATGACTTCGAAAACGGACTGGGCCGGTGGCAGGTTGAGTCGCCCTGGGGTCTGACCACCGGTCGATTCGCCTCACCAACGCATTCCGCGACAAACAGCCCCGGCGCGTACTACACCAACCGCACAGATGCAGCCCTGGCCATGGCAGTGTCGGTCAATCTGGCCGGGACCCTGCGCCCCGTGCTGGGTTTCGTTCACTACCATGCCCTGGAGCCGGGATATGATTTTGGCCTCGTGGAGGTTTCCACCAAAGGCGGGGCGTCATGGCTGCCTACGCCGCTGGCCGCTTACACCGGCTCGACGCTCGACATGACCCGCGAGCAACTCGACCTCTCGCCCTACGCCGGCGCGGCCAACGTCCGCATCCGCTTCCGCCTCGTGACCGACGCTTCCGTGGTCATGGACGGGTGGTACGTGGACGACGTTCTGATCGGCGAAGCGCCTGTGGTTATTCCCGCACCGGCGCTCGAGGAGATTACTTCCCACTCCATCCGGGTCACTTGGCCACCGAGGGACGATCCGTGGTTCGCGTAA
- a CDS encoding MFS transporter, giving the protein MNDATSPHRPRWLNRTVLGIGLASLLSDWSHEIATTVLPVFLATMGVAAFWLGLIEGVSDGLSSLAKMLSGYYTDKLRRRKWVAVTGYLVTALGTASFGLATAAWHVLVSRAVAWLGRGIRTPVRKALLAGAVTRDTYGRAFGFERMMDTLGAIVGPATAFLLLDAVHHHYPTLFALTLVPGLLATGCIAFLVKEKTRTPVPHISLTDRFRSLPPAFRKFLLAVGFFGAGDFAHTLLILLAARELAPQWGAAKAAGAAVGLYTLHNICYAGFAWVAGGLADRYPKHRLLATGYALAAIMAWTIVLVPITVWTLVAIFVLGGVYVAIEETLEDSLCAELVDEQHHGMAFGTLATINGIGDFLSSTLVGALWTSLGMRTAFCYSALLFCLGAWLTFRLNPPRLNPP; this is encoded by the coding sequence ATGAATGACGCGACCAGTCCCCACCGACCGCGCTGGCTGAACCGAACCGTCCTGGGCATCGGCCTGGCATCCCTCCTGAGCGACTGGTCCCATGAAATCGCCACCACCGTCCTGCCGGTCTTTTTGGCCACCATGGGCGTGGCAGCGTTTTGGTTGGGACTCATCGAGGGGGTCTCGGACGGTCTGTCCAGCCTGGCCAAAATGCTCAGCGGCTACTACACGGACAAACTCCGCCGCCGCAAGTGGGTGGCAGTGACCGGTTACCTGGTCACTGCCCTGGGCACGGCGTCGTTCGGACTTGCCACGGCAGCATGGCATGTGTTGGTGAGTCGGGCGGTGGCATGGCTCGGCCGCGGCATTCGCACACCGGTGCGCAAAGCGTTGCTCGCCGGAGCCGTCACAAGAGACACGTACGGACGCGCCTTCGGCTTCGAACGCATGATGGACACCCTGGGCGCCATCGTGGGGCCGGCCACCGCATTCCTCCTACTGGATGCCGTCCATCATCACTACCCCACCCTCTTTGCCCTGACCCTCGTTCCCGGCCTGCTCGCGACGGGATGCATCGCGTTCCTCGTAAAGGAAAAAACGCGCACACCCGTCCCACACATAAGCCTGACCGATCGCTTCCGGAGTCTGCCTCCCGCCTTCCGCAAGTTCCTCCTTGCAGTGGGATTCTTTGGTGCCGGTGATTTCGCCCATACCCTGCTGATCCTTCTGGCGGCCCGGGAGCTTGCACCTCAATGGGGGGCCGCCAAGGCGGCCGGCGCCGCCGTCGGCCTCTACACCCTTCACAACATCTGCTATGCAGGGTTTGCGTGGGTGGCCGGCGGGTTGGCGGACCGTTACCCCAAACATCGTCTCCTCGCCACGGGCTATGCCCTCGCAGCGATCATGGCCTGGACCATTGTCCTTGTCCCGATCACGGTTTGGACCCTTGTCGCCATCTTCGTGCTGGGCGGGGTCTACGTTGCGATTGAAGAGACGTTGGAAGATTCTCTCTGCGCAGAGCTGGTGGACGAGCAGCACCACGGTATGGCATTTGGCACACTGGCCACCATCAACGGCATTGGCGATTTCCTGTCCAGTACCCTCGTCGGCGCACTTTGGACCAGCTTGGGGATGCGCACGGCCTTCTGCTACAGCGCCCTTCTCTTTTGCCTCGGCGCCTGGCTGACCTTCAGACTCAACCCGCCCCGACTCAATCCGCCCTGA